From a region of the Pukyongiella litopenaei genome:
- a CDS encoding DUF427 domain-containing protein, whose protein sequence is MAGNHIRIRRAPGKWVVRTGGAVLGESDAALELSEGDRPPVIYFPRGDIAMAFLDRSDTTTHCPQKGDAGFFTIVTRSGRIEDAAWSYDTPHEAVDRIAGHLAFRTGDAVTVERL, encoded by the coding sequence ATGGCCGGCAATCACATCAGGATCAGGCGCGCGCCCGGGAAATGGGTGGTGCGCACGGGCGGCGCGGTACTGGGCGAAAGCGACGCGGCGCTGGAACTGAGCGAAGGCGACCGCCCCCCGGTGATCTATTTCCCGCGCGGCGACATCGCGATGGCGTTTCTCGACCGGTCCGACACGACCACCCATTGCCCGCAGAAGGGCGATGCAGGTTTTTTCACCATCGTCACGCGATCGGGCCGCATCGAGGACGCGGCCTGGAGCTATGACACCCCGCACGAGGCGGTGGACCGCATCGCCGGGCACCTGGCGTTTCGCACCGGCGACGCGGTCACGGTCGAACGGCTCTGA
- the recN gene encoding DNA repair protein RecN — MLRRLEIRDMLLIDRLDLEFRPGLNVLTGETGAGKSILLDSLGFVLGWKGRADIVRRGAGRGEVVALFELAPDHPVRAILDEAGLPGGDELILRCVKPADGRRSSFVNDRRVSGDVLRALSETLVELHGQQDDRGLLNPRGHRALLDAFGGLDPARAQTRAAWTAQREAARAREAAQSRLDALRAEEEYLRHAVDELDRLDPQPGEDAGLDGRRRAMQAAERIRDDVARAAALLGGDGAEGAMSEAMRWLDGVTADADEALEAPLAALNRAMIELGEAQSGVDRALDAMRFDPGELETAEERLFAIRALARKHDVAPDELGGFADTLRDRLSALDAGVTGLADLAAAEDAAQAAYDAAAGSLSAARATAAGGLDTAVAAELAPLKLDRAQFSTLIAPAEPGPDGRDAVAFTVATNPGAPAGPLDRIASGGELSRFLLALKVCLAGQGGSVTMIFDEIDRGVGGATADAVGRRLAALAADGQVLVVTHSPQVAARAAHHWRVAKQVENGDTVSTVAALGDAGRVDEIARMLAGDSITDEARAAARALLEG; from the coding sequence ATGCTGCGCAGGCTTGAAATTCGCGACATGCTACTGATCGACCGGCTGGACCTCGAGTTCCGGCCGGGGCTGAACGTGCTGACCGGCGAGACCGGCGCCGGCAAGTCGATCCTGCTCGATTCGCTGGGCTTCGTCCTGGGCTGGAAGGGGCGCGCCGATATCGTGCGGCGCGGCGCCGGGCGCGGCGAGGTGGTCGCGCTGTTCGAGCTGGCGCCGGATCATCCGGTGCGGGCGATACTGGACGAGGCCGGGTTGCCCGGCGGGGATGAGCTGATCCTGCGCTGCGTGAAACCGGCCGATGGGCGGCGGTCGTCCTTTGTCAATGACCGCCGCGTGTCGGGGGATGTGCTGCGGGCGCTGTCGGAGACGCTGGTGGAACTGCACGGGCAGCAGGACGATCGCGGCCTGTTGAACCCGCGCGGCCATCGGGCGCTGCTGGATGCCTTTGGCGGGCTCGACCCCGCGCGTGCGCAAACCCGCGCGGCCTGGACGGCGCAGCGCGAGGCGGCCCGCGCACGCGAAGCGGCGCAGTCCCGGCTCGACGCGCTGCGGGCCGAGGAGGAGTATCTGCGTCATGCGGTCGATGAGCTAGACCGGCTCGACCCGCAACCGGGCGAGGATGCCGGGCTGGACGGCCGCCGCCGCGCCATGCAGGCGGCCGAACGGATCCGTGACGATGTCGCCCGCGCCGCCGCGCTGCTGGGCGGCGATGGGGCCGAGGGCGCGATGAGCGAGGCGATGCGCTGGCTCGACGGGGTGACCGCCGATGCGGACGAGGCGCTGGAGGCCCCGCTGGCGGCGCTGAACCGGGCGATGATCGAACTGGGCGAGGCGCAGTCCGGGGTGGACCGGGCGCTGGACGCGATGCGGTTCGATCCCGGCGAACTGGAGACCGCCGAGGAACGGCTGTTCGCGATCCGGGCGCTGGCGCGCAAGCATGATGTCGCCCCCGACGAGCTGGGCGGGTTCGCCGATACCCTGCGCGACCGGCTGTCGGCGCTCGATGCCGGGGTGACCGGGCTGGCCGACCTGGCCGCCGCCGAGGACGCGGCGCAAGCCGCCTATGACGCGGCCGCCGGTTCGCTGAGCGCGGCACGGGCCACCGCGGCCGGCGGGCTGGATACGGCGGTCGCGGCAGAACTGGCGCCGCTGAAGCTGGACCGGGCGCAGTTCAGCACCCTGATCGCGCCGGCCGAGCCGGGGCCGGACGGGCGCGACGCGGTTGCCTTTACCGTGGCCACCAACCCCGGTGCGCCCGCCGGGCCGCTGGACCGGATCGCCTCGGGCGGCGAACTCAGCCGGTTCCTGCTGGCGCTGAAGGTCTGCCTGGCCGGGCAGGGCGGGTCGGTGACGATGATCTTTGACGAGATCGACCGCGGCGTCGGCGGGGCCACGGCGGATGCGGTCGGCCGCCGTCTGGCGGCGCTGGCGGCGGACGGGCAGGTCCTGGTGGTCACCCATTCGCCGCAGGTCGCGGCCCGCGCGGCGCATCACTGGCGCGTGGCCAAACAGGTCGAGAACGGCGACACGGTGTCGACGGTGGCCGCGCTGGGCGATGCCGGACGGGTCGACGAAATCGCCCGCATGCTGGCCGGTGACAGCATCACCGACGAGGCCCGCGCCGCCGCCCGCGCCCTGCTGGAGGGCTGA
- a CDS encoding outer membrane protein assembly factor BamD gives MKGGIINRFGRIAAALLVASLPVFLAACSGKNANVTRELNLETFTPDQIYERGEYELARGKSDEAAYYFSEVERLYPYSDWAKQSLIMQAFAYHQATDYENSRAAAQRYIDFYPTDEDAAYAQYLLALSYYDQIDEVGRDQGLTFQALQALRTVIEVYPDSEYANSAILKFDLAYDHLAGKEMEIGRYYLRRGHFTAAINRFRVVVEDFQTTTHTAEALHRLVEAYMSLGLYDEAQTAGAILGYNYQSTDWYQDSYKLLTSRGLKLKARGNNWLSQIYRQSLKGEWL, from the coding sequence ATGAAGGGCGGTATAATCAACCGGTTCGGCCGCATCGCCGCGGCGCTGCTGGTCGCGAGTCTGCCGGTGTTTCTTGCCGCCTGTTCCGGCAAGAACGCCAATGTCACGCGGGAACTGAATCTCGAAACCTTCACCCCCGACCAGATCTATGAGCGCGGCGAATACGAACTGGCCCGCGGCAAGAGCGACGAGGCGGCCTATTACTTCTCGGAGGTCGAGCGGCTCTATCCCTATTCGGACTGGGCCAAGCAGTCGCTGATCATGCAGGCCTTTGCCTATCACCAGGCCACCGACTATGAAAACAGCCGCGCCGCCGCGCAGCGGTATATCGATTTCTACCCCACCGACGAAGACGCCGCCTATGCGCAATATCTGCTGGCGCTGAGCTATTACGACCAGATCGACGAGGTCGGCCGCGACCAGGGGCTGACCTTCCAGGCGCTGCAGGCGCTGCGCACGGTGATCGAGGTCTATCCCGACAGCGAATACGCCAATTCGGCGATCCTGAAATTCGATCTCGCCTATGACCATCTTGCGGGCAAGGAAATGGAGATCGGGCGCTATTACCTGCGGCGCGGCCATTTCACCGCCGCCATCAACCGGTTCCGCGTCGTGGTCGAGGATTTCCAGACCACCACCCACACCGCCGAGGCGCTGCACCGGCTGGTCGAGGCCTACATGTCGCTCGGGCTCTATGACGAAGCGCAGACGGCGGGCGCCATTCTCGGCTATAACTACCAGTCCACGGACTGGTATCAGGACAGCTACAAGCTGCTGACCTCGCGCGGGCTGAAACTGAAGGCGCGCGGCAACAACTGGCTGAGCCAGATCTACCGCCAGTCGCTCAAGGGGGAATGGCTCTAG
- the lpxC gene encoding UDP-3-O-acyl-N-acetylglucosamine deacetylase gives MQNTLKAPVVFEGVGLHGGAPARLVLRPAAAGHGIWFRRTDIRIGNAMIPAQWDFVERSPLCTRLINEAGVSVSTVEHLMAALAGCGVHNALVEIDGPEVPILDGSSAPFVRGIMERGLRRLDAPVVAVEILKPVTVEKDGARATLLPSQDFVIEFHIDFHDAAIGRQSKSLNMCNGTFARELCDSRTFCRKADVDAMHDQGLALGGSLDNAVVVDGDDVLSPGGFRHADEAVRHKMLDALGDLAMAGGPILGRYVGERAGHSLTNTLLRALFDTPGAARLVVCDAATAARLPGAGLAWAEIPQVA, from the coding sequence GTGCAGAACACGCTCAAAGCCCCGGTTGTCTTCGAAGGTGTCGGCCTGCATGGCGGCGCGCCTGCCAGGCTGGTGCTGCGTCCGGCCGCCGCCGGTCACGGGATCTGGTTTCGCCGCACCGATATCCGCATCGGCAACGCGATGATCCCCGCGCAGTGGGATTTCGTCGAACGCTCGCCGCTCTGCACGCGGCTGATCAACGAGGCGGGCGTATCCGTGTCCACGGTCGAGCATCTCATGGCGGCGCTGGCCGGGTGCGGCGTTCACAACGCGCTGGTCGAAATCGACGGACCCGAGGTGCCGATCCTCGATGGCTCGTCGGCGCCCTTCGTGCGCGGCATCATGGAACGGGGATTGCGGCGTCTGGATGCGCCTGTCGTCGCGGTCGAGATCCTCAAGCCGGTCACGGTCGAAAAGGACGGCGCCCGGGCGACGCTGCTGCCGTCGCAGGATTTCGTGATCGAGTTCCATATCGATTTTCACGACGCGGCGATCGGCCGGCAGTCGAAATCGCTGAACATGTGCAACGGCACCTTTGCGCGCGAGCTGTGCGACAGCCGCACCTTCTGCCGCAAGGCCGATGTGGACGCGATGCATGACCAGGGGCTGGCACTGGGCGGCTCTCTGGACAACGCTGTGGTGGTCGATGGCGACGACGTGCTGTCGCCGGGCGGGTTCCGTCACGCGGATGAAGCGGTGCGCCACAAGATGCTGGATGCGCTGGGCGACCTGGCCATGGCCGGCGGGCCGATCCTGGGCCGCTATGTGGGCGAACGCGCCGGTCATTCGCTGACCAACACACTGCTGCGGGCCCTGTTCGACACGCCGGGCGCGGCGCGGCTGGTCGTGTGCGACGCGGCCACCGCCGCCCGCCTGCCCGGTGCCGGCCTGGCCTGGGCCGAGATCCCGCAGGTTGCCTGA
- a CDS encoding chloride channel protein — protein MADPLRTFFGNQMRQASEACGHGWRVLRHRGPGKVQFWFIALIIGIAAGFAALGFRVGIDWLESTLYGTPDTYRLHSHVENQPWFLILTLPILGGLAVGLILHRFTPDGRVRAVADVIEGAAMNNGRVETRAGLASALASLITLSSGGSSGREGPVVHLAGVVSTWVCRRINADGVTGRDLLGCAVAAAVSASFNAPIAGALFALEVVLRHFAVHAFAPIVIAAVAGTVITRMTFGSLPEFLLTSPGALQFYVELPAFLILGLICGVVAAILMRAIFLAEDVGNYVQDWIGLPGWLRPALAGALLGGLAIWYPHIIGVGYETTYLALAGQLLLGQAVLFAVFKTVAVAITFGGRMGGGVFSPSLMVGALTGLAFGWIATGLVPDMSGSQTLYAFAGMGAVAAAVLGAPISTTLIVFELTGDWQTGLAVMVAVSLSTALASRLVDRSFFLTQLERKGAHVAAGPQAYLLALFRASSVMRPLDDPRSPDPETCAAMIAAGTCVSSGATLEAALPMFEREDIAFLPVIREDTEGGPVWCGTLFHVDVLKAYNRALAETAAEEHS, from the coding sequence ATGGCCGACCCGCTGCGCACATTCTTCGGCAACCAGATGCGGCAAGCCTCCGAGGCCTGCGGCCACGGCTGGCGGGTGCTGCGGCATCGCGGGCCGGGCAAGGTGCAGTTCTGGTTCATCGCGCTGATCATCGGCATCGCGGCGGGGTTCGCGGCGCTGGGGTTCCGGGTCGGGATCGACTGGCTGGAATCGACGCTCTACGGCACCCCCGACACCTACCGGCTGCATTCCCATGTCGAGAACCAGCCCTGGTTCCTGATCCTGACCCTGCCCATCCTCGGCGGGCTGGCGGTGGGGCTGATCCTGCACCGGTTCACGCCTGACGGGCGGGTGCGGGCGGTCGCCGACGTGATCGAGGGCGCGGCGATGAACAACGGGCGGGTGGAAACCCGCGCCGGGCTGGCCTCGGCGCTGGCATCGCTGATCACGCTGAGCTCGGGCGGGTCCTCGGGGCGCGAAGGGCCGGTGGTGCACCTGGCCGGTGTCGTTTCGACCTGGGTCTGCCGCCGGATCAATGCCGATGGCGTGACCGGGCGCGACCTGCTGGGCTGTGCCGTCGCCGCCGCCGTGTCGGCCAGTTTCAACGCGCCCATCGCCGGGGCGTTGTTCGCGCTCGAGGTGGTGCTGCGCCATTTCGCGGTGCATGCCTTTGCGCCGATCGTCATCGCCGCCGTGGCCGGGACCGTGATCACCCGGATGACCTTCGGGTCGTTGCCCGAGTTCCTGCTGACATCGCCCGGCGCCCTGCAATTCTATGTCGAACTGCCCGCCTTCCTGATCCTCGGCCTGATCTGCGGCGTGGTCGCGGCGATCCTGATGCGAGCGATTTTCCTGGCCGAGGACGTGGGCAATTACGTGCAGGACTGGATCGGCCTGCCGGGCTGGCTGCGTCCGGCCCTGGCCGGGGCGCTGCTGGGAGGGCTGGCGATCTGGTATCCGCATATCATCGGCGTCGGCTATGAAACCACCTATCTCGCGCTGGCCGGGCAGCTGCTGCTGGGGCAGGCCGTGCTGTTCGCGGTGTTCAAGACCGTGGCGGTGGCGATCACCTTCGGGGGCCGGATGGGCGGGGGCGTGTTTTCACCGTCGCTGATGGTCGGCGCGCTGACCGGGCTGGCCTTTGGCTGGATCGCCACGGGGCTGGTGCCCGACATGTCGGGATCGCAGACGCTCTATGCCTTTGCGGGCATGGGCGCGGTGGCGGCGGCGGTGCTGGGGGCGCCGATATCGACCACGCTGATCGTCTTTGAACTGACCGGGGACTGGCAGACCGGCCTGGCGGTGATGGTGGCGGTGTCGCTGTCGACCGCGCTGGCCTCGCGGCTGGTGGACCGGTCGTTCTTCCTGACCCAGCTCGAACGCAAGGGGGCCCATGTGGCGGCCGGGCCGCAGGCCTATCTGCTGGCCCTGTTCCGCGCCTCGTCGGTGATGCGGCCGCTGGACGATCCCCGGTCGCCCGACCCCGAGACCTGCGCCGCGATGATCGCCGCCGGAACCTGCGTGTCATCGGGCGCGACGCTCGAGGCGGCGCTGCCGATGTTCGAGCGCGAGGATATCGCCTTTCTGCCGGTCATACGCGAAGACACCGAAGGCGGTCCGGTCTGGTGCGGCACGCTCTTTCATGTGGATGTGCTGAAGGCGTATAACCGCGCGCTGGCCGAAACCGCGGCCGAGGAACATTCCTGA